Proteins encoded within one genomic window of Humulus lupulus chromosome 1, drHumLupu1.1, whole genome shotgun sequence:
- the LOC133778201 gene encoding uncharacterized protein LOC133778201, translating into MVFPDISADVVDDAPPSEVVVPSRAKNQSTFPIEPSLAAREKSKSVSSSSKAIAAGLLKLPMKPSRSKKNTLAPKRKLVLGSSSSPLTAAKKRLKAHPPSPSSSKSEPEEEKSESEEVHDTTISDESVSDNAESKAESGEPEQEDVVLTEQEGESDTELVATPLSSKAKGKRPISDSAPSQGLSGVNFKPHSPTFCYNDNARDTVLYAQSKFLIEKNYVLSDHRPYGVLTMLQDRKWIGSLVKFTGFVDRIVKEFYVNITDEIIEHKSPLYCKVYVRGHWFSFSPQDIAKALHLPLDDEDDDDLDSLDKDEVIIELVGQKMVWPPNIVISVTNLIYTYVVLHKFSTTNWKLTSHTATISFDMASFLYKVGTRIGVDLAMFIYDQILGFRKGNKRNLNLSFPQVIYKVLSMQKKDLKQDREDLVAPTTIASYKASAPTTEVVDAPSSKKAKPQSLNFALNDIPPESSSILTDSGTVAAELAIVRASLDSLTAQVMTFEGLQRSVLDAVKALSKDPAI; encoded by the coding sequence ATGGTGTTTCCAGATATCTCGGCTGATGTTGTCGATGATGCACCACCATCTGAAGTGGTGGTGCCCTCTCGAGCTAAGAACCAATCTACTTTTCCGATTGAACCATCTCTAGCGGCTAGGGAAAAATCCAAGTCTGTTTCATCTTCTTCCAAAGCTATTGCTGCTGGGTTACTCAAGTTGCCCATGAAGCCAAGCCGGTCCAAGAAGAACACTTTGGCTCCAAAAAGAAAGTTGGTGTTGGGCTCTTCTTCATCCCCCTTGACTGCTGCCAAGAAAAGATTGAAGGCTCATCCCCCTTCTCCGTCTTCCTCTAAATCTGAACCTGAGGAAGAGAAATCTGAGTCTGAAGAAGTCCATGATACCACCATATCTGATGAATCTGTTTCTGACAATGCTGAATCAAAGGCTGAGTCTGGTGAGCCAGAACAAGAAGACGTTGTCCTTACTGAACAAGAAGGTGAATCTGACACAGAGCTAGTTGCAACTCCATTGTCGTCCAAGGCTAAAGGCAAGAGACCAATCTCTGATTCTGCACCATCTCAAGGACTCTCAGGTGTTAATTTCAAACCTCATTCTCCTACATTTTGTTATAATGACAATGCTCGTGATACGGTTCTCTATGCTCAAAGTAAATTTCTCATTGAGAAAAATTATGTCTTGAGTGATCATCGTCCTTATGGTGTGTTAACTATGCTTCAAGATCGAAAATGGATAGGTTCTTTGGTTAAATTTACTGGTTTTGTGGATCGAATAGTCAAGGAATTCTATGTAAATATTACTGATGAAATTATTGAACATAAATCTCCTTTGTATTGTAAAGTGtatgttaggggtcattggtTCTCTTTTTCTCCACAAGATATTGCAAAGGCTTTGCATCTTCCtcttgatgatgaggatgatgatgatctTGACTCTCTTGACAAGGATGAGGTCATCATTGAACTAGTGGGACAAAAAATGGTATGGCCACCTAATATAGTCATCTCGGTTACCAATCTCATCTACACTTATGTTGTTCTTCATAAGTTTTCCACAACGAATTGGAAACTGACTTCTCATACCGCAACAATCTCATTTGACATGGCTTCCTTTTTGTACAAAGTGGGGACCAGAATTGGTGTAGACTTGGCTATGTTTATCTATGATCAAATCCTTGGATTTCGAAAAGGTAATAAGAGAAACTTGAATCTTTCTTTTCCTCaagttatttataaagtgttgagtaTGCAGAAAAAAGATCTCAAGCAAGATCGAGAAGATTTGGTGGCTCCCACTACTATTGCTTCCTACAAAGCATCTGCTCCAACTACTGAAGTTGTTGATGCTCCATCATCCAAGAAAGCCAAGCCTCAATCCCTGAATTTTGCCTTGAATGACATTCCTCCTGAATCGTCTTCTATTCTCACAGATTCAGGAACTGTTGCTGCAGAACTAGCTATTGTTCGAGCCTCTCTTGATTCATTGACTGCTCAAGTGATGACATTTGAAGGACTGCAACGTTCTGTTTTGGATGCTGTTAAAGCTTTGTCCAAGGATCCAGCGATTTAG
- the LOC133807416 gene encoding galactomannan galactosyltransferase 1-like yields MVSPELSSAHYETPPMAKPSFRSRASLWISDGLLFLGGVFVALLLVWSLFSIASPNPNPGPDFRRPVVKTRGGEDALKCAGDAQGVNMRQDSAERTFYDDPEMSYSIEKPVKDWDEKRREWLRTHPSFAGVGGGAARERVLMLTGSQPSACKNPIGDHLLLRFFKNKVDYCRIHGYDIFYNNALLHPKMGSYWAKLPVVRAAMMAHPEAEWIWWVDSDAAFTDMEFKLPLERYKDHNLVVHGWAHLIHEIHSWTGLNAGVFLIRNCQWSMDFIDVWAKMGPQTPDYEKWGGILRSTFPDKAFPESDDQTGLAYLIYKEKEKWADRIYLESEYYFEGYWEEIVKTYDNITEKYTELERTDVRLRRRHAEAVNEQYGAFREEHLGEVGFGVGSWRRPFITHFTGCQPCSGNHNQMYSGQSCWDGMRRALNFADNQVLRSFGYMHPRLLDSSLSDVPFDYPTT; encoded by the coding sequence ATGGTCTCCCCCGAGCTCTCATCAGCTCACTACGAAACTCCTCCAATGGCGAAACCCAGTTTTCGTAGCAGGGCCTCACTGTGGATTTCAGACGGTTTGCTCTTTCTGGGTGGAGTTTTCGTTGCCCTTTTACTCGTTTGGTCTCTCTTCTCCATCGCCAGTCCAAATCCCAACCCTGGCCCCGATTTTCGACGTCCCGTCGTCAAAACCAGAGGAGGGGAAGATGCGCTAAAATGCGCTGGGGATGCGCAAGGTGTTAACATGCGCCAGGACTCGGCAGAGAGGACTTTCTACGACGACCCGGAGATGAGTTACTCGATTGAGAAGCCGGTCAAGGATTGGGATGAGAAGCGACGCGAGTGGCTGAGGACGCACCCTTCGTTCGCCGGAGTAGGAGGTGGAGCAGCGCGTGAGCGCGTCCTGATGCTCACGGGGTCACAACCGTCCGCGTGTAAGAATCCCATCGGTGATCATTTATTGCTTAGGTTTTTCAAGAACAAAGTGGACTATTGCCGAATCCATGGCTATGATATCTTCTACAACAATGCTCTTCTCCACCCGAAAATGGGCTCTTATTGGGCCAAACTCCCGGTGGTCCGAGCCGCGATGATGGCTCACCCGGAGGCGGAGTGGATCTGGTGGGTCGACTCGGACGCGGCGTTCACTGACATGGAGTTCAAGCTCCCACTGGAACGTTACAAGGATCACAACCTTGTCGTTCATGGGTGGGCCCACCTGATTCACGAGATTCACAGTTGGACGGGCCTCAACGCCGGTGTGTTCTTGATCAGGAATTGTCAATGGTCCATGGACTTCATCGATGTTTGGGCCAAGATGGGCCCGCAAACACCCGATTACGAAAAGTGGGGAGGGATTCTTAGGTCAACGTTTCCGGACAAGGCTTTCCCGGAGTCAGACGATCAGACGGGTTTGGCGTACTTGATCTACAAAGAGAAGGAGAAATGGGCGGACAGGATTTACTTGGAGAGTGAGTACTATTTCGAAGGTTACTGGGAAGAGATAGTAAAGACATATGATAACATCACCGAAAAGTACACAGAGTTGGAGAGAACAGACGTTAGGCTGAGGAGGAGGCATGCTGAGGCAGTGAATGAGCAATACGGTGCGTTTAGGGAGGAGCATTTGGGTGAGGTAGGGTTCGGTGTAGGGAGCTGGAGAAGACCCTTTATTACTCATTTTACTGGCTGTCAGCCATGTAGTGGGAACCACAATCAAATGTACTCTGGGCAGTCGTGTTGGGATGGCATGCGAAGGGCTTTGAATTTTGCTGACAATCAAGTGCTTCGCAGCTTTGGTTACATGCACCCTCGCTTACTTGATTCGTCTCTATCTGATGTGCCCTTTGATTATCCTACTACTTGA
- the LOC133807427 gene encoding heptahelical transmembrane protein 4-like isoform X2 yields MDSGLKNGEDSKVSSETMESELACSSKEARGKRLWKKVKYQLVDFQSLPGYLRDNEYIIGHYRSEWPLKQVFLSIFSIHNETLNVWTHLIGFFLFLSLTIYTAMKIPTVDLHTLHVPDMLKRADLHKLQECLPSLPNISGWHVMDLLYNCLPERISHGNSTDICVLHGWKDDFANIIAPLMVRPITRWPFFAFMGGAMFCLLASSTCHLLSCHSERLSYIMLRLDYAGIAALISTSFYPPVYYSFMCDPFFCNLYMGFITIVGIATILVSLLPVFQNPEFRTIRASLFFGMGLSGIAPIMHKLFLFWDRPEVLHTTAYEVLMGAFYGLGALVYATRIPERWMPGKFDIAGHSHQLFHVLVVAGAFTHYHAGLVYLKWRDLEGC; encoded by the exons ATGGATAGTGGATTAAAGAACGGTGAAGATTCTAAAGTGTCTTCAGAGACGATGGAAAGTGAATTGGCTTGTTCGTCAAAGGAGGCTAGAGGAAAGAGGCTATGGAAGAAGGTGAAATATCAGCTTGTTGATTTCCAATCGTTGCCCGGGTATTTGAGGGACAATGAGTACATAATCGGCCATTATCGATCTGAGTGGCCTTTAAAGCAAGTCTTCCTCAGCATCTTTAGCATTCATAACGAGACACTAAACGTTTGGAC GCATTTAATTGGGTTCTTCCTTTTCCTTTCCCTGACCATATACACTGCCATGAAGATTCCAACTGTTGATCTTCACACTCTCCATGTTCCTGATATGCTGAAAAGGGCTGATCTGCATAAATTGCAAGAATGCCTTCCTTCCTTACCCAACATCTCGGGGTGGCATGTTATGGATCTTTTGTATAATTGTTTGCCTGAGCGAATCTCCCATGGAAACAGCACTGATATTTGTGTTCTG CATGGCTGGAAGGATGATTTTGCAAATATAATAGCTCCTCTGATGGTGAGACCAATTACAAGATGGCCATTTTTTGCATTCATGGGTGGTGCTATGTTTTGCTTGCTAGCTAGCAGCACATGCCATCTCCTGTCTTGCCACTCCGAGCGGCTGTCCTACATCATGCTCAGGCTTGACTATGCAGGAATTGCAGCCCTGATTTCTACCTCCTTCTACCCACCTGTCTACTACTCCTTCATGTGTGACCCTTTCTTTTGCAACCTCTACATGGGCTTCATAACCATCGTGGGAATTGCGACGATCTTGGTTTCCCTCTTGCCAGTCTTTCAAAACCCCGAATTCCGCACCATTCGTGCATCTCTTTTCTTTGGCATGGGTTTGTCTGGTATTGCACCGATAATGCACAAACTTTTCTTGTTCTGGGATCGACCCGAGGTTCTCCACACAACTGCGTATGAGGTTCTGATGGGAGCTTTCTATGGTCTTGGAGCACTAGTTTATGCAACAAGGATTCCAGAGCGATGGATGCCTGGAAAATTTGACATTGCAGGGCACAGCCACCAGCTATTTCATGTATTGGTTGTTGCAGGCGCTTTCACTCATTATCATGCTGGTCTTGTTTACCTCAAGTGGCGAGACCTTGAAGGGTGCTGA
- the LOC133807427 gene encoding heptahelical transmembrane protein 4-like isoform X1: MNKQRCGKVREMGNNTGGGSRKKKKKIQYLISAGEEMDSGLKNGEDSKVSSETMESELACSSKEARGKRLWKKVKYQLVDFQSLPGYLRDNEYIIGHYRSEWPLKQVFLSIFSIHNETLNVWTHLIGFFLFLSLTIYTAMKIPTVDLHTLHVPDMLKRADLHKLQECLPSLPNISGWHVMDLLYNCLPERISHGNSTDICVLHGWKDDFANIIAPLMVRPITRWPFFAFMGGAMFCLLASSTCHLLSCHSERLSYIMLRLDYAGIAALISTSFYPPVYYSFMCDPFFCNLYMGFITIVGIATILVSLLPVFQNPEFRTIRASLFFGMGLSGIAPIMHKLFLFWDRPEVLHTTAYEVLMGAFYGLGALVYATRIPERWMPGKFDIAGHSHQLFHVLVVAGAFTHYHAGLVYLKWRDLEGC, encoded by the exons ATGAACAAGCAGCGGTGCGGCAAGGTTCGAGAAATGGGGA ATAACACAGGAGGAGGatcaagaaagaagaagaaaaaaattcagTACTTGATCTCAGCTG GAGAGGAGATGGATAGTGGATTAAAGAACGGTGAAGATTCTAAAGTGTCTTCAGAGACGATGGAAAGTGAATTGGCTTGTTCGTCAAAGGAGGCTAGAGGAAAGAGGCTATGGAAGAAGGTGAAATATCAGCTTGTTGATTTCCAATCGTTGCCCGGGTATTTGAGGGACAATGAGTACATAATCGGCCATTATCGATCTGAGTGGCCTTTAAAGCAAGTCTTCCTCAGCATCTTTAGCATTCATAACGAGACACTAAACGTTTGGAC GCATTTAATTGGGTTCTTCCTTTTCCTTTCCCTGACCATATACACTGCCATGAAGATTCCAACTGTTGATCTTCACACTCTCCATGTTCCTGATATGCTGAAAAGGGCTGATCTGCATAAATTGCAAGAATGCCTTCCTTCCTTACCCAACATCTCGGGGTGGCATGTTATGGATCTTTTGTATAATTGTTTGCCTGAGCGAATCTCCCATGGAAACAGCACTGATATTTGTGTTCTG CATGGCTGGAAGGATGATTTTGCAAATATAATAGCTCCTCTGATGGTGAGACCAATTACAAGATGGCCATTTTTTGCATTCATGGGTGGTGCTATGTTTTGCTTGCTAGCTAGCAGCACATGCCATCTCCTGTCTTGCCACTCCGAGCGGCTGTCCTACATCATGCTCAGGCTTGACTATGCAGGAATTGCAGCCCTGATTTCTACCTCCTTCTACCCACCTGTCTACTACTCCTTCATGTGTGACCCTTTCTTTTGCAACCTCTACATGGGCTTCATAACCATCGTGGGAATTGCGACGATCTTGGTTTCCCTCTTGCCAGTCTTTCAAAACCCCGAATTCCGCACCATTCGTGCATCTCTTTTCTTTGGCATGGGTTTGTCTGGTATTGCACCGATAATGCACAAACTTTTCTTGTTCTGGGATCGACCCGAGGTTCTCCACACAACTGCGTATGAGGTTCTGATGGGAGCTTTCTATGGTCTTGGAGCACTAGTTTATGCAACAAGGATTCCAGAGCGATGGATGCCTGGAAAATTTGACATTGCAGGGCACAGCCACCAGCTATTTCATGTATTGGTTGTTGCAGGCGCTTTCACTCATTATCATGCTGGTCTTGTTTACCTCAAGTGGCGAGACCTTGAAGGGTGCTGA